GTCAAAACTCGTATCGCCGACCATGACGGCATCCGCGGCATCCATCCCGGTCTCGGACAGCACGGCTTCCAGCATCGCGGGATGCGGCTTGGAGGGATGGTTATCCGCCGTCTGCAAGGACATGAATCGCCCTTGCAGCCCATGCGCCTCGATCATCGCATCCAGACCCCGGCGCGATTTTCCGGTGGCCACCGCCAGCAACAGATCGTCGCGCGTTGCCAGCGCGTCCAGACAATCCCGCGCGCCGGGATAAAGCGGTGCGGGCGCGGATTTGCGGGCGCTCATGAAGGAGTCCTTGTAGCCCTGCACGATCCGCGCCTGCGTTGGTTCGTCAGTCTCGGGTGCCAGCCGGGCGATGGCGACCGGCAGGGACAGTCCGACGATCTCGAGCACCCGCGATTGCGGCAGCACCGGCAAGCCTGCGGTCTGAAAGGCGTGGCTCATGGCATGGTGGATATGGTGCTGGCTGTCGACCAGCGTGCCGTCCACGTCGAAAATGACCAGCTTCATTCTTCCTCCGCAAAGGGATCTGCGGGCACGTCGTTCTCGTGCCAGCCCAGGTTTTTCCATGTGCGCTGCATGTGCTCGGGCAAGGGTGCGGTGAGGGTGATGCGCCGCTTGGTGATCGGGTGATCGAAGGACAGGCTGCGGGCATGCAGATGCAGCTTGCGGCTGATCTCTCCGCCAAGCTGCGCGCCCCAGCCATCGCCAAGGTTCTCTTGCCCCGAGCCACCATATTTGCCGTCGCCGACGATGGGATGACCCAGCTCGGCCATATGCGCGCGAAGCTGGTGCGTCCGCCCGGTGATCGGCACCAGCGCGCACCAGCTTGCGCGCGTGCCCAGGGCATCCAGCACCGCGTAGTCAGTGGTCGCCCGCTTGGCCCCCTCGGTCGAGGGGATGTCGCGGGGGTGGACGGCAACCATCTTTTCGCCCTCGCCGCCGCGCCCGTGTCCGGCGGCCTTGACCAGACCGTAGCGGACCGTGCCCATGCGCGGGTTGGGAACACCCGCCACCGCCGCCCAATAGATCTTGCGGGTCGTGCGCGAGCGGAACGCCTCGGACAACGCACGGGCGATACGGTCGGTGCGGGCGAGCAGCAGCAGGCCCGAGGTGTCCTTGTCCAGCCGGTGCACCAGCTTGGGCCGGTCCTTGAAGCCGAACATCAGCGCCCCGGTCAGCCCGTCCACGTGACGGTTGCCCTGCCCGCTGCCCCCTTGCGAAGGCAGGCCCGGAGGCTTGTTCAGCGCGATGATATGTTCGTCCTTCCACAGCACCGCCTGCTGGATCATCTTCTGATCGTTATCGGGAATGCGCGCGCCTTCGGATTTGGCCTTGGCAGGCACGGGCTTGGCATCGGGCAAGGGCGGCACGCGCACCTCCTGCCCGGCCTCGATCCGGGTCGCGGCCTTGACGCGCCCGCCATCGACGCGCAAC
This region of Paracoccus saliphilus genomic DNA includes:
- a CDS encoding HAD-IA family hydrolase — translated: MKLVIFDVDGTLVDSQHHIHHAMSHAFQTAGLPVLPQSRVLEIVGLSLPVAIARLAPETDEPTQARIVQGYKDSFMSARKSAPAPLYPGARDCLDALATRDDLLLAVATGKSRRGLDAMIEAHGLQGRFMSLQTADNHPSKPHPAMLEAVLSETGMDAADAVMVGDTSFDIEMAVAAGIRGFGVAWGYHQPAALRDVGAELVAPDFPALTTAIMEWAA
- a CDS encoding RluA family pseudouridine synthase, whose product is MSGVQVINVSHDEGDQRLDRWLKKRFPQLTQGAVEKMCRTGQLRVDGGRVKAATRIEAGQEVRVPPLPDAKPVPAKAKSEGARIPDNDQKMIQQAVLWKDEHIIALNKPPGLPSQGGSGQGNRHVDGLTGALMFGFKDRPKLVHRLDKDTSGLLLLARTDRIARALSEAFRSRTTRKIYWAAVAGVPNPRMGTVRYGLVKAAGHGRGGEGEKMVAVHPRDIPSTEGAKRATTDYAVLDALGTRASWCALVPITGRTHQLRAHMAELGHPIVGDGKYGGSGQENLGDGWGAQLGGEISRKLHLHARSLSFDHPITKRRITLTAPLPEHMQRTWKNLGWHENDVPADPFAEEE